The sequence tgtgtcaattaatgataaTGAagaacctactctaacgactcagtatgtttgtagaaaatcatcaaaatcatttcagggtccatTTAACTGCCGTCATTACCGACGCTTAGGTTGTGATGAACCGCACAAAACTTAGTGTGACTGTCGACATCTCCACGAAGAGTAGCCCATGTAAATACTGTGCACAAATGTATCTGCAGAAAGTGTGACACACAGAAAGAAAGTAAGCTAAATAGCTAACAATAACATATATCTTTTGCAGCACTTATGCATATGTATTGTTTTGACATGATTTCTATCAAGAATGTCATGAAAGGTTTTTTTGCACCCTGACAACTTGgcagaaaaaaactgaaaatattATGAGAAGTTTGCTTTGTTAATTGGCTGAATTGGCAGCATGTGCAAGTGCTTGACTCCCATTTGCTCTCACTTCACTAAATTATTAGCACAAGCATCTGTGTTCTTTGATTTGGCTTAAGGCAATTTTGTTTCTCTGTGCAGGATCAAGGGATTTTACCTATCCAACAACTACCAAAGATGACAAGTCACAAGACCGACTCCTCTGCCAATGTACTCTCTGTTACTACGAAGCAGAAACGCTGTTTGATCTGGAAAAACACGTCGAGATCCATAAGGACGAGCGTACATttcaatgtgatttctgccctcAGAGCTTCTGGCGAAAAGACAGACTCATGGTACACCTACGctcccacacaggcgagaagccatttcaatgcccttcatgccctcagagGTTCTCACGCAAGGATAACATTAAGCAACACCTACGCATCCACACAGGCGGCCGTCCCTTTGAGTGCCATTTCTGCCATAAGACCTTTGCACGTGACTACAGCCTCAAGCTACACCTACGCACCCACACGGGTGAGCGACCATTTCAATGCCATTTGTGCCCTCAAACCTTTACAGTGGAAAGCCACCGGAAGCAACACCTACGTACCCACACAGGGGAGCGCCCATACCACTGCAAAATCTGCTGCATGTCCTTTGTGCAGTGTGGTCACTTGAACACTCATATGAAAACACAGCACCCAGACGCCACTTAGTAGGTCACTTGCTGGGCTAGTTTGCTCTATTTATTAAGGGCCGTCTGAATTGCAAATCTAGATCTGTTTATTTGGGTGAATGACTGTCTTGTGCATCAGGATGCACAAGTGTTGCGATATGTTCTTATATGTTGAGCTGCCAAGTAACATAGCAGGATGTTCGAGCCCCACTGAACAAGTGGTAGGGACATGTGTTGGAGTAAGATTGCTTAGATTACAACTGTGTTCATGTGATATCCCTTCATGTGAAGACACAATAAGTTGGACTCGATCATATCTGAACTGTGTGTATAAAATACTCATGTTTGCAATAAAATAGTGATGATCAATTTTGATTGTAGACCTCTCATTGGGACTTACTGGTGTCCTCGAATTGTACTGCAACTTAAACATCATTTTTAGTGAAATGGCCCTTCGTCATATTTTGGCATTGCCAACAGACAAGTGTGGTGCATAGGTCACACAATGGCAATCGTCTCAGTAAAATAAGAaaccattaaagggacactaaagtgaaaaatgaatcttctgcatcagtaaattactgttctacaacaccaaaaacgccactcttacaatgataagacgttcggtaagccagaaaaagcgcaagatcGAAATATGGGTGGCGACGTCTAcgtaagttcccgcacctgggggctgtgacgtcttggaatTTGATTGCATCTTCTAGTGCCTGCTAattatatgtagcggtacagattgactacattgtgttctaaaggaaccaaatattaaacatggcaagtttagggaacctttattcagccaacacggcccaaatgggaaaacatactttggaatccccgacgtcacgctgacgtactggcgctggggtttcggcgcgtaattcaaatactgatgcttggaccttcattttctcatctaaatatcaaactgttttttttaaatggctgcctgcagggttctcaaacaatgcttcattagtctaaactgatttattgtttcgctttagtgtccctttaagcacaaaAATAGCTGAAAATCAGGGGGTGCTTTGATTATGCAAGGTAAAAGTTTgagcgacctttttttttttgcggccacCACTTCAAGCTAGGCGACACAGGATGCAATTTTGGCTGTGACACAACGTCCTACACACTGGAACTGCAAGTGGAGCCAAGGCGTCTTGCCGGGCCGTAGCACCGGATTGGACACCTTGTGTGCGACAATCTAGTAGGAGACACACAGTATGTTTCGGCGTCCAATACGGCGTCTGATACGACCGATAGGCAGCTGCATCCTAACCCTTGTGGCGTGGGCCGCCGTTGCAGATTGTGCCGCTGAGTGCTGTAGTCTACTGTAGTCTCAGTCATAGAAGATACCTGTATGCACCCACCAATAAGTACATGGGCGCGTTGCCATTTTGGAGCTAAGCAGTCTTTTTTCAAGTTGTCGAGAATTTAAGCAGTATAGGTGCGCTCATAGAAGACCCTATTTTATCGTCTTGTCGGCATCTTTCTCTGCATTGACCATTTCTTTTCTGCACATTGTAATTTGAAAAGTTAGCGATAATGAGCGATCCTGTCTCGTGTTTGCATCGTGTTGTCATTTACGAATATTCTCTGTAGAAGACACACATAAACAGGGGGAACCCTGTCGAAACAAAAGGTCCATCCTATAATATATTCACTTTAGTCAAAAGTGACTAATATGAAAACATCAGTTCAATCTTCAGTCCTCAGCAGAGTAGCGGAGCAGTTCTTTATTCCTACTCAATGCCAGTCCTTTACTTGGAATAGTAAAGGCTGGGCCATTCCCACTCCTGGAGTGGCTGAGCTGGTCCATTCCATTCCTCTTATTccagcaaacaaaacattttctctttgtcTAGTTGTGCCTTGTGTGCGCGGTAACAAAAACATTTTTAAACTCTTCACAGGGTGTGCAATAATGTTACATGCTATCTTTTTTCACACGGGAATGCACACACACTGTGGACTTTTATTTCAACAGCGTGCTGCTGCCTGTAATCTCTAATATTTGTTGTTTTCAAAAAGAGCCTTTTTCAAATTTCGGTTTCAGTAAATCTTTCTGCCTGTCAGTGGTGGAAACTTGAGCGGCCGAGAACAGTGCGAAAGCGCAACCAC comes from Dermacentor andersoni chromosome 9, qqDerAnde1_hic_scaffold, whole genome shotgun sequence and encodes:
- the LOC140213323 gene encoding uncharacterized protein gives rise to the protein MEIHVKIHKDERTFQCDFCPLRFSRKNKLARHLRSHTGERPFQCPSCPRRFSRKDILKKHLCTHIGNRPFACRFCHRTFTRDDKLALHLRTHTGERPFECHLCPQSFTVKSSLKVHLRIHTGERPYHCKICSRSFVQSGTMNAHMKTQHPDATHKHLCSLIWLKAILFLCAGSRDFTYPTTTKDDKSQDRLLCQCTLCYYEAETLFDLEKHVEIHKDERTFQCDFCPQSFWRKDRLMVHLRSHTGEKPFQCPSCPQRFSRKDNIKQHLRIHTGGRPFECHFCHKTFARDYSLKLHLRTHTGERPFQCHLCPQTFTVESHRKQHLRTHTGERPYHCKICCMSFVQCGHLNTHMKTQHPDAT